One Photobacterium sp. TY1-4 genomic window carries:
- a CDS encoding helix-turn-helix transcriptional regulator: MLSPQVAFMSDTRHSKSTQPTVLHMMSDQPSSPYNLVPEVALLSSLPEHLQQRFARALEIMHHDYSEGLTWEAVAEQSAISPFHFHRQFSQLFHETPGQYLSRIRLQVAVSLLLDAPSKTITEIALEAGFSSSQALAKALRRQLGTTAKVVRHLAHAGTPAQTTELLARLAHPSTEQAIEFQLADNLPCALIRFPERYVKPRPIPDFEWERMCEKLGHKVTRLVCLAPVAELDQPWHAIPYHVGEWVSQAARGNCTVKAGNYLCCEVSIASDIGYLTAQAGLFDYAEKHNLPIDLEGYHIEMIREVELTATGSATFAMQIPILTKA; this comes from the coding sequence ATGCTAAGCCCCCAAGTTGCGTTTATGTCCGACACCCGGCATAGTAAATCAACTCAACCAACTGTATTGCATATGATGTCGGATCAACCCAGTTCTCCGTATAACCTGGTGCCGGAAGTCGCTTTACTCAGCTCACTGCCTGAGCACCTGCAACAGCGGTTTGCACGGGCGCTGGAAATCATGCATCACGATTACAGTGAAGGGCTGACCTGGGAGGCCGTGGCCGAGCAAAGTGCGATCTCCCCCTTTCATTTCCACCGCCAGTTTTCCCAACTGTTTCACGAAACGCCGGGACAGTATCTCAGCCGGATCCGGCTGCAAGTTGCAGTCTCCCTGTTGCTGGATGCCCCATCGAAAACGATCACCGAGATTGCGCTCGAAGCTGGCTTTTCGTCATCCCAAGCGCTGGCCAAGGCGCTGCGCCGACAGTTGGGGACCACCGCGAAAGTCGTTCGCCACCTCGCCCATGCCGGAACACCGGCTCAGACCACAGAGCTACTGGCCCGGCTGGCCCATCCGAGCACTGAGCAAGCCATTGAATTTCAGCTCGCCGACAACCTCCCCTGCGCGCTGATCCGTTTCCCGGAGCGATATGTCAAACCCCGCCCGATCCCGGATTTTGAATGGGAGAGAATGTGCGAAAAGCTGGGCCATAAGGTGACCCGGCTGGTGTGTCTGGCCCCGGTGGCCGAGCTGGACCAACCCTGGCACGCCATCCCCTATCATGTCGGAGAATGGGTCAGCCAAGCGGCCCGGGGCAACTGCACGGTCAAAGCGGGTAACTATTTGTGCTGTGAGGTCTCGATCGCCTCGGATATCGGCTATCTCACCGCGCAAGCAGGGCTGTTTGATTATGCCGAGAAGCATAACCTGCCGATCGACCTCGAAGGCTATCACATTGAAATGATCCGCGAGGTCGAACTCACCGCCACCGGCAGTGCCACGTTTGCGATGCAGATTCCGATCCTCACAAAGGCATAG
- a CDS encoding LysR family transcriptional regulator: protein MRTLPPLNSLKVFEAAGECLNFTLAARNLNVTQGAVSRQIRQLEEYLGVSLFTRTPGKLGLTAAGLELLQVIQGSFSEIEKEIASIRDPNLRQRLTILAPPTFCSRWLSPRIGSFAQLFPQYELHLYTDKEEGVSFDLEICFEEINRHLEKDRILFVEKYIAVCNQDLLSDCMKLEQNAHRMLHIRHKGDHLPSWADWLAAADIPLPAGHPPGITMSTQEQVINAAIAGSGYAIVDQNMVDFSLKSGALIQFSPLQARSRYGYTLKVSPAKLGIGKVDNFCEWLKDRALDLF from the coding sequence GTGAGAACACTTCCCCCGCTCAATTCACTGAAAGTCTTTGAAGCCGCAGGCGAGTGCCTGAACTTTACCCTGGCCGCCAGAAACCTGAATGTCACCCAAGGTGCCGTCAGCCGACAGATCCGCCAGCTGGAAGAGTACCTGGGCGTCAGCCTGTTTACCCGCACGCCCGGCAAACTGGGACTGACTGCCGCCGGACTCGAACTGCTCCAGGTCATTCAGGGGTCCTTTTCTGAAATCGAGAAAGAGATCGCGTCCATTCGCGATCCGAACTTGCGCCAGCGACTGACGATTCTGGCCCCGCCGACCTTCTGCTCGCGCTGGCTCAGCCCGCGGATCGGCAGTTTTGCCCAGCTCTTTCCCCAGTACGAGTTGCACCTGTATACCGATAAAGAAGAAGGGGTCAGTTTTGATCTGGAGATCTGTTTCGAGGAAATTAACCGCCATCTCGAAAAAGATCGCATCCTGTTCGTCGAAAAGTATATTGCGGTGTGTAATCAGGACCTGCTGTCTGATTGCATGAAGCTGGAGCAGAATGCGCACCGGATGCTGCATATCCGCCATAAAGGCGATCACCTGCCCAGTTGGGCCGACTGGCTGGCGGCAGCCGATATTCCCCTGCCCGCCGGGCACCCGCCCGGGATCACCATGAGTACCCAGGAGCAGGTGATCAACGCGGCTATTGCCGGCAGTGGCTATGCGATTGTCGATCAGAATATGGTTGATTTTTCACTGAAAAGCGGGGCGTTGATCCAGTTCAGTCCGCTGCAGGCGCGCAGCCGCTACGGCTACACCCTGAAAGTGTCTCCCGCCAAACTGGGGATCGGCAAAGTCGATAACTTCTGCGAGTGGCTCAAAGACCGGGCACTGGATTTGTTTTGA
- a CDS encoding lyase family protein has protein sequence MTFRTETDGIGPIPVPENALYGAQTQRALNLYPVAGQKTLGDYPALVKGLLAVKATAARVNRNHGELDAVLGMNIEIVCQSLMEDFSPALFPVHAFHGGGGISTNMNLNEVVANLVNSKFYNQPPGSYTPAHPNDHINLNHSTSDALQTACHLAARAEGLALIEAMHRLEHALKCLQRQHRGQQKIARTCLQDAVAIDFADFWGGMLASVESYRDKLARACDGLLAVNLGANIIGRAGDCSPAFAAECIEALNQTTSGHYTRHCNFYQCSQSLDAQVALAAEVENLAGFLIKMAKDIRLMASGPETGLAEIVLPAVQPGSSAMPGKVNPTIPEFMVQCAMQAIGHCTTVKLSHGHGELDYTPWGMLVITNLLDAVDHLTKGVAVFADQCVIGIRLHPETNQQNVDSLIPTVIELKKRMGYQQTSALVKQLNGDKVALKAHLASLMICE, from the coding sequence ATGACATTTCGAACGGAAACGGACGGGATCGGCCCGATCCCGGTGCCGGAAAATGCGCTTTACGGCGCCCAGACCCAGCGCGCCCTGAACTTGTACCCGGTCGCGGGGCAGAAGACCCTGGGTGATTATCCGGCGCTCGTTAAAGGGCTGCTGGCGGTCAAAGCGACCGCGGCCCGGGTGAACCGGAATCATGGTGAGCTGGATGCGGTGTTGGGGATGAACATTGAGATTGTGTGCCAGTCCCTGATGGAGGATTTTTCCCCCGCGCTTTTCCCGGTCCATGCCTTTCACGGCGGTGGCGGGATTTCCACCAACATGAACCTCAATGAAGTGGTTGCCAATCTGGTCAACAGCAAGTTCTACAACCAGCCGCCGGGCAGCTATACACCGGCGCACCCCAATGATCACATCAATCTCAACCACTCGACCAGCGATGCCCTGCAAACCGCCTGTCATCTTGCCGCGCGCGCCGAAGGTCTGGCACTGATTGAAGCGATGCACCGGCTTGAACATGCCCTGAAGTGCCTGCAACGGCAGCACCGGGGGCAGCAAAAGATTGCCCGGACCTGCCTGCAGGACGCGGTGGCGATTGATTTTGCCGATTTTTGGGGCGGGATGCTGGCCTCTGTCGAATCGTATCGCGACAAACTGGCCCGGGCCTGCGATGGGTTGCTGGCAGTGAATCTCGGCGCCAACATCATCGGCCGGGCTGGGGATTGCTCCCCGGCGTTTGCGGCCGAGTGTATCGAGGCGCTGAACCAGACCACCAGCGGGCATTACACCCGGCACTGTAATTTCTATCAGTGCAGCCAGTCGCTTGATGCGCAGGTGGCCTTAGCGGCAGAAGTGGAAAACCTGGCGGGCTTTTTGATCAAAATGGCCAAGGATATCCGCTTGATGGCGTCCGGGCCGGAAACCGGTCTGGCCGAAATTGTACTACCGGCTGTGCAGCCGGGCTCCAGTGCGATGCCCGGCAAAGTGAATCCGACCATTCCGGAGTTCATGGTCCAGTGCGCGATGCAGGCGATTGGGCATTGTACGACGGTGAAGCTGAGTCATGGCCACGGTGAGTTGGACTACACACCCTGGGGCATGTTGGTGATCACCAACCTGCTTGATGCTGTTGATCACCTGACCAAAGGTGTGGCGGTGTTTGCCGATCAGTGTGTGATTGGGATCCGGCTTCATCCCGAGACCAATCAGCAGAATGTTGATTCGCTGATCCCGACCGTGATTGAACTGAAAAAGCGAATGGGTTACCAGCAAACATCGGCACTGGTGAAGCAGCTCAACGGCGACAAAGTTGCCTTGAAAGCACATCTGGCGTCGCTGATGATTTGTGAATAA
- a CDS encoding aldo/keto reductase: MEYVQLGQSGLRVSRLCLGTMNMGSKAWKPWIFDEKESEPIIRHALDHGVNFIDLADFYSTGAGEEVVCNVLNRIGQRDRMIITTKVGYAMNDDVNGYGHSRKHIMDSIDASLKRMNMDYVDIYMLHYFDTSTPIEETMGALNDIVRSGKARYIGVSTMYTWQLAKILQVCERNGWAKPINMQLQLNCAYREEEREMIPFCMDQGIGVSVFSPLARGILTNDLQSTRNQTDFFTTEMYNDKVSFEIAQSVARVAEHRGCTPAQIAQAWVLSKPQVSSMLVGADTQAQFDSALAALETRLTEEELYELDRNYTPCDLINDYTAGKRIPRDPRPAKGLFA, encoded by the coding sequence ATGGAATACGTACAACTTGGACAATCAGGGCTTCGCGTCTCCCGCCTGTGCCTGGGCACCATGAACATGGGATCGAAAGCGTGGAAACCTTGGATCTTCGATGAAAAAGAAAGTGAGCCGATTATCCGTCATGCGCTGGATCACGGGGTGAACTTCATCGACCTGGCGGATTTCTACTCCACAGGGGCGGGGGAAGAGGTGGTGTGTAATGTGCTGAACCGGATTGGCCAGCGTGACCGCATGATCATTACCACCAAAGTCGGTTATGCTATGAATGATGATGTGAATGGCTACGGTCACTCACGTAAGCACATCATGGACTCGATTGACGCGTCGCTCAAGCGGATGAACATGGATTATGTCGATATCTACATGCTGCACTACTTTGATACATCGACGCCGATTGAAGAGACCATGGGCGCACTGAACGATATTGTTCGCAGCGGAAAAGCGCGCTATATCGGGGTATCAACCATGTACACCTGGCAGCTGGCGAAAATCCTCCAGGTGTGTGAGCGCAATGGCTGGGCGAAGCCGATTAACATGCAGTTGCAGCTCAACTGTGCTTACCGGGAAGAAGAGCGGGAAATGATCCCATTCTGTATGGATCAGGGAATCGGGGTGTCCGTGTTTAGCCCGTTGGCGCGCGGTATTCTGACCAATGATTTGCAATCGACCCGCAATCAGACCGACTTCTTTACCACTGAAATGTACAACGACAAAGTCTCGTTTGAGATTGCCCAGTCAGTGGCCCGAGTGGCAGAGCACCGGGGCTGCACGCCGGCGCAGATTGCGCAGGCCTGGGTGCTGTCCAAACCTCAGGTCTCTTCCATGCTGGTGGGGGCGGATACCCAAGCCCAGTTCGACAGTGCGCTGGCCGCGCTGGAAACCAGACTGACTGAGGAAGAGCTGTATGAGCTGGATCGCAACTACACTCCGTGTGATCTGATTAATGATTACACGGCCGGGAAACGGATCCCACGCGACCCGCGTCCGGCAAAAGGTCTGTTTGCTTAA
- a CDS encoding BCCT family transporter, whose product MKNLRTLTFYPAFVCMLITVYFTVQDKAFFIETTSAINNLIIDDLSWLFSLSAVLAVMLVVYVFFAPISRVKIGGEEATPILSPFKWFAVSLTTVIAMGILFWSVAEPIVHYYNPPEFLNIEPHSAAAVRFSMSTIFVHWTITPYCIYTVSSLVFALALYNLKMKFSIGSMLRPFVGKLIDGPVGDAIDGLALFAVVMGMSATLTSGILVIGDGLTGTLGLATSPVMYGMIALVIIGTALFSASTGLHRGIQILSRINTWFYFGAIAFIFLLGPTSYILSLGVETFGIYLSEFFQRNMVTGASGHSQWPGWWTVAFFASWFAWAPLTSLFLGKIARGYTVRQFIIVNVILPCLFGFFWFSTFSGTSIYLDDLLGGELYRAYQETGFASVIYVLFDQFPLSSVVSTLFVLVCFITFITAADSNTDAIGGLCTEGTDAEHLTSPLWIKAFWGLSIAFVAWISASYIGVDAVKMLFNLAGLPGMLIVIGAGLSLIKLISMVKVVDGKAILEPATEPDTATNVTRNIASLFGK is encoded by the coding sequence ATGAAGAATCTCAGAACACTGACGTTTTACCCTGCATTTGTCTGCATGCTGATTACGGTGTATTTCACGGTGCAGGATAAAGCGTTTTTTATTGAAACAACATCGGCGATCAATAACCTGATCATCGACGATCTGTCGTGGCTTTTTTCGCTCTCGGCGGTATTGGCGGTGATGCTGGTGGTGTATGTGTTTTTTGCACCGATCAGCCGGGTCAAAATCGGCGGTGAAGAAGCCACGCCAATCCTCTCGCCGTTTAAGTGGTTTGCTGTGTCGCTGACCACCGTCATTGCGATGGGGATCCTGTTCTGGTCGGTGGCTGAGCCGATTGTGCACTACTACAATCCGCCGGAGTTTTTAAATATCGAACCCCACTCTGCGGCCGCAGTGCGGTTCTCCATGTCGACCATTTTCGTACACTGGACGATCACCCCTTACTGTATCTATACCGTTTCCAGTCTGGTGTTTGCGTTGGCGCTGTACAACCTCAAGATGAAGTTTTCCATCGGCTCTATGCTGCGCCCGTTTGTCGGCAAACTGATCGACGGACCGGTCGGTGATGCCATTGACGGCCTGGCACTGTTCGCCGTGGTGATGGGGATGTCTGCGACGCTCACATCCGGGATCCTGGTGATCGGCGACGGTCTGACCGGTACCCTGGGGCTGGCCACGTCTCCGGTGATGTACGGGATGATCGCGCTGGTGATCATCGGTACGGCGCTGTTCTCAGCCTCGACCGGCCTGCATCGCGGGATCCAGATCCTCTCGCGCATTAATACCTGGTTTTACTTTGGGGCGATTGCATTCATCTTCCTGCTCGGCCCGACCAGCTACATTCTGTCACTGGGCGTGGAAACCTTCGGGATTTACCTGTCAGAGTTCTTCCAGCGCAACATGGTGACCGGGGCTTCCGGTCACTCCCAATGGCCGGGCTGGTGGACGGTAGCGTTCTTTGCTAGCTGGTTTGCCTGGGCACCGCTGACCTCATTGTTCCTGGGCAAAATTGCCCGCGGCTACACGGTGCGTCAGTTCATCATCGTCAATGTCATCCTGCCGTGTCTGTTCGGGTTCTTCTGGTTCAGTACCTTCAGCGGCACCTCGATTTACCTCGATGATTTATTGGGTGGCGAGCTGTACCGCGCGTACCAGGAAACCGGATTTGCTTCCGTCATTTACGTGCTGTTTGACCAGTTCCCGCTGTCCTCGGTTGTCAGCACCCTGTTTGTCCTGGTCTGTTTCATTACCTTCATTACGGCGGCGGACTCCAACACCGATGCCATTGGCGGCCTGTGCACGGAAGGCACCGATGCCGAGCACCTGACATCGCCGCTGTGGATCAAAGCGTTCTGGGGCCTGTCGATTGCGTTCGTTGCCTGGATCAGTGCCAGTTACATCGGCGTCGATGCCGTGAAAATGCTGTTCAACCTGGCCGGCCTGCCCGGGATGCTGATTGTGATTGGCGCCGGACTGTCACTCATCAAATTGATTTCTATGGTTAAGGTTGTCGACGGGAAAGCGATCCTCGAGCCCGCAACAGAGCCCGACACGGCGACCAACGTCACGCGAAACATCGCTTCATTATTTGGTAAATAA
- a CDS encoding aldehyde dehydrogenase family protein, with product MEQTLAQAKQWAQEWLGKEKQQYVGGQWVSGSAELAWEIIDPSNQQTLCSIALASEQLVEETAQIANACHQSGVWQETSRTARAQILRQIAQLIRDHTEQLAVLETLANGKLIGESLVDDIPTCADIFDYYAGWTDKYYGETSPVDKDYLNFTSQEPVGACALIAPWNFPLYQAALKLAPALAMGNTVILKPSEFTPLTAIYLFELIDAHLELPAGVLNLLVADGKASNHLTLSEHIHKVSFTGSTPVGRKIIQNSGASNLKATTLELGGKSPCIFFADTPDLDKAVDRAFTVMFSHKGEKCSEPTRFLIQESIYDQVVEKLIAKAEAVQCGNPFDPASQQGPQCNQAQFDKIMQYIEIGKQEAELVAGGYRDTTGDNAEGFYIRPTIFSRVSPTARIAQEEIFGPVLCCIAFESEQEAIEIANATPYGLAAGVYTADVKRAHRMANKIDAGMFFINRYGCYGLSSPFGGFRQSGWGKEMAIHSLSSYTKTKCIWVYHGDD from the coding sequence ATGGAACAGACCCTGGCACAGGCAAAACAATGGGCGCAGGAATGGCTCGGAAAAGAAAAGCAGCAATATGTCGGTGGCCAATGGGTGTCCGGCAGCGCTGAGCTGGCGTGGGAGATCATTGACCCGAGTAACCAGCAAACCTTGTGTTCAATTGCGCTGGCTTCGGAGCAACTGGTCGAAGAAACCGCGCAGATCGCTAACGCATGTCATCAATCCGGTGTCTGGCAGGAAACCAGCCGTACAGCGCGGGCACAGATCTTACGCCAGATTGCCCAGCTCATTCGCGACCATACCGAGCAGCTGGCGGTGCTGGAGACACTGGCCAACGGCAAGCTCATTGGGGAGTCACTGGTTGATGATATCCCGACCTGCGCCGATATTTTCGATTACTACGCTGGTTGGACCGACAAATACTACGGGGAAACGTCGCCGGTCGATAAAGACTACCTCAACTTTACCAGCCAGGAGCCGGTGGGGGCCTGTGCGCTGATCGCGCCATGGAACTTCCCGCTGTACCAGGCGGCATTGAAACTAGCCCCGGCGCTGGCGATGGGCAATACCGTGATCCTCAAGCCGTCGGAGTTCACCCCGCTGACTGCCATTTATCTGTTTGAACTGATCGACGCGCATCTGGAGCTGCCGGCCGGGGTGCTGAACCTGTTGGTGGCCGATGGCAAGGCCTCGAACCATCTGACCCTGAGCGAGCATATCCACAAAGTTTCGTTCACCGGCAGTACCCCGGTGGGCCGCAAAATCATCCAGAACAGCGGGGCGTCGAACCTTAAGGCCACCACGCTGGAGCTGGGCGGCAAGTCGCCGTGTATCTTCTTTGCCGATACGCCGGATCTGGACAAAGCCGTTGATCGCGCGTTTACCGTGATGTTCTCGCACAAAGGCGAAAAATGCTCGGAGCCGACCCGCTTCCTGATCCAGGAATCAATCTACGATCAGGTGGTTGAGAAGCTCATTGCCAAAGCGGAAGCCGTTCAGTGCGGTAACCCGTTTGATCCGGCGAGCCAGCAAGGGCCGCAGTGTAACCAGGCTCAGTTCGACAAAATCATGCAGTACATCGAGATTGGCAAGCAGGAAGCCGAGCTGGTTGCCGGTGGTTATCGCGATACCACGGGCGATAACGCTGAGGGGTTCTATATCCGTCCGACGATATTCTCGCGGGTTTCGCCGACTGCGCGGATTGCCCAGGAAGAGATTTTCGGCCCGGTGCTGTGCTGTATTGCCTTTGAATCTGAGCAGGAAGCGATCGAGATTGCCAACGCGACCCCTTACGGTCTGGCAGCCGGTGTCTACACCGCGGATGTCAAACGGGCCCACCGCATGGCCAATAAGATTGATGCCGGGATGTTCTTTATCAATCGCTATGGCTGTTACGGCCTGAGCAGCCCGTTCGGCGGCTTCCGCCAGAGCGGCTGGGGCAAGGAAATGGCGATTCATTCCCTGTCGTCTTACACCAAAACCAAATGTATCTGGGTGTATCACGGCGACGATTGA
- a CDS encoding BCCT family transporter has product MKVSPWKLHHKSLVCLGSLSVLAVFFVAVIIAPQASTQLFNEIKDTISVHFSWFYMGSVALFMAILAYCAFSSAGNIKLGQPGDRPEFSYFSWGAMLFSTGMGIGLVFFGVAEPVMHYMSPPVVDAQSDVAVRDAINITFFHWGVNAWAIYTIVALVISYSAYRKGLPIEMRSALYPVLGNKIHGPIGQFVDIFAVLATVVGIVTPLGFGVQQINAGLEYVFGFEQSIDHQILLIAIIGFVTCISLILGLKRGIKLLSVVNIAVAVALMLYVFLVSESTYILNSTIENVGNYLTSFIPLTFETYSYSNPDWFYGWTLFYWAWWIAFAAPTGLFIARISKGRTIREFVVGVLVIPVGFSIAWITVFGNSAIDLIHNQGVTELGTAVMENSSTALFKFFEVLSEWNIASYLALFSIFVFFITTSDSGTLVINTLTSEQQENAPIYQRVFWVVAISVITIMLLQSGGMGAIQSVLVILGCPFAVIVTVMCIGFMKDIFRQAKASEALKLSHERYASDKIS; this is encoded by the coding sequence ATGAAAGTTTCACCATGGAAGTTGCATCATAAGTCGCTGGTTTGTCTGGGGTCGCTAAGTGTGCTGGCGGTCTTTTTTGTGGCGGTCATTATTGCCCCGCAAGCCAGTACCCAATTGTTTAACGAAATTAAAGACACCATCAGTGTTCATTTTTCCTGGTTCTATATGGGCAGTGTGGCGCTGTTTATGGCGATTCTGGCCTACTGCGCGTTCAGTTCTGCCGGGAACATCAAGCTTGGCCAGCCCGGCGATCGGCCGGAGTTTAGTTATTTTTCCTGGGGGGCGATGCTGTTCAGCACCGGGATGGGGATTGGGTTGGTGTTCTTCGGCGTCGCTGAGCCGGTGATGCATTATATGAGCCCGCCTGTCGTGGATGCACAGTCTGACGTCGCGGTCCGCGATGCCATCAATATTACCTTTTTCCACTGGGGCGTGAATGCCTGGGCAATCTATACCATTGTAGCTTTGGTGATCTCATATTCGGCCTATCGCAAAGGGCTGCCGATTGAAATGAGAAGCGCGTTGTATCCGGTTCTTGGAAATAAGATTCACGGGCCGATTGGTCAATTTGTCGATATCTTTGCGGTGCTGGCAACTGTGGTGGGCATTGTGACCCCGCTTGGGTTCGGGGTGCAGCAGATCAACGCCGGGCTGGAATATGTCTTTGGCTTTGAGCAGAGCATCGACCATCAGATCTTACTGATTGCGATCATCGGGTTTGTCACCTGCATCTCTTTGATCCTGGGCCTCAAGCGCGGCATCAAACTGCTGTCAGTGGTCAATATTGCCGTGGCGGTTGCCTTGATGCTGTACGTGTTCCTGGTTTCTGAGAGCACCTATATTCTGAACTCAACCATAGAGAATGTCGGGAACTACCTGACCAGCTTTATTCCGCTCACCTTTGAAACTTACAGTTACAGCAACCCGGACTGGTTTTATGGCTGGACGTTATTCTACTGGGCTTGGTGGATTGCCTTTGCGGCCCCGACCGGTTTGTTCATTGCCCGTATTTCCAAAGGCCGTACAATTCGCGAGTTTGTGGTCGGTGTGCTGGTGATCCCGGTCGGCTTTTCTATCGCCTGGATCACGGTGTTTGGCAACAGTGCGATTGATCTGATCCATAACCAGGGCGTTACCGAGCTGGGAACGGCAGTGATGGAGAACTCCTCGACAGCTTTGTTTAAGTTCTTTGAGGTGCTGTCTGAGTGGAATATTGCCAGCTACCTGGCCCTGTTCAGTATCTTTGTCTTTTTCATTACCACCTCGGATTCCGGCACCCTGGTGATTAACACGCTGACTTCTGAGCAGCAGGAAAATGCGCCGATTTACCAGCGTGTGTTTTGGGTTGTGGCTATTTCGGTGATCACCATCATGCTGCTCCAGTCCGGTGGGATGGGGGCCATTCAGTCGGTGCTGGTGATTCTGGGATGCCCGTTCGCGGTGATTGTTACTGTGATGTGTATCGGTTTTATGAAAGATATCTTCCGGCAAGCCAAAGCGTCAGAGGCGCTGAAGTTGAGCCACGAACGGTACGCTTCAGATAAAATTTCCTAA
- the dddP gene encoding dimethylsulfonioproprionate lyase DddP, which yields MLETKFSSSNRKIDPSRRRATQFKPDGSANDNDRVEIGPTDLAFAEWEALGLTPPNLATMREYRLGRIVQQLQQRDLAGILLFDPLNIRYATDSTNMQLWITHNHARACFVSASGYIVLWDFHNCEHLSAHLPLVKEIRGGASFFYFETGDRTHEHAAHFAKEIQSLVKTHGGDNQRIAVDKIEIAGLRELDKLGLSIFDGQEVMELARAVKNEDEINAMRCSIASTEIAMREMQKATVPGVTENDIWSVLHAENIKRGGEWIECRILSSGPRTNPWFQECGPRVVKAGELLAFDTDLIGPYGFCADISRTWLIGNVEATQEQRHLYRTAYEHIQHNMEILKPGMTFSEVTESGLLLPPEFRAQRYGVMMHGVGLCDEYPSIRYPEDLAEHGYSGVLEPGMALCVEAYVGEVGGLEGVKLEDQVIITEDGFENLTNYPFEAELLK from the coding sequence ATGTTAGAGACAAAATTCAGCAGTTCGAACCGTAAAATTGACCCGTCCAGACGACGCGCGACGCAGTTTAAGCCGGACGGTTCAGCCAATGATAATGACCGCGTCGAAATTGGTCCGACGGATTTGGCTTTTGCCGAATGGGAGGCGTTAGGCCTGACCCCGCCGAACCTGGCGACCATGCGTGAATACCGTCTCGGACGCATTGTTCAGCAACTGCAGCAAAGGGATTTAGCCGGTATTTTGCTGTTTGATCCGCTCAATATTCGCTATGCGACCGACTCCACTAACATGCAGCTGTGGATCACCCATAACCATGCACGTGCCTGCTTTGTTTCTGCCAGTGGCTATATCGTGCTGTGGGATTTCCATAACTGTGAGCACCTGTCCGCGCACCTGCCGCTGGTGAAAGAAATTCGCGGTGGGGCTTCGTTCTTTTATTTTGAAACGGGTGATCGCACCCATGAGCATGCCGCGCACTTTGCCAAAGAAATTCAATCTCTGGTGAAAACCCATGGCGGCGACAACCAACGCATTGCGGTCGATAAAATCGAAATTGCCGGTCTGCGTGAACTGGACAAGCTGGGACTGTCCATTTTCGACGGTCAGGAAGTAATGGAGCTTGCCCGGGCGGTGAAGAATGAAGATGAGATTAACGCCATGCGTTGCTCCATTGCTTCAACCGAAATTGCGATGCGAGAAATGCAGAAAGCCACGGTGCCGGGTGTGACCGAGAATGACATCTGGTCAGTTTTGCACGCCGAGAACATCAAGCGGGGCGGGGAATGGATTGAATGCCGGATCCTGTCATCCGGTCCGAGAACCAACCCGTGGTTCCAGGAATGCGGCCCACGGGTGGTGAAAGCAGGGGAGCTGCTGGCGTTTGATACCGATCTGATCGGGCCTTATGGCTTCTGCGCTGATATCTCCCGCACCTGGCTGATTGGGAATGTGGAAGCAACACAAGAGCAGCGGCACCTGTACCGCACTGCTTACGAGCATATCCAGCACAACATGGAGATCCTCAAACCTGGTATGACGTTCAGTGAAGTCACTGAATCGGGCTTACTGCTGCCGCCGGAATTCCGCGCGCAGCGGTATGGCGTGATGATGCACGGGGTCGGCTTGTGCGACGAATACCCGTCGATCCGTTACCCCGAAGATCTGGCTGAGCACGGCTACAGCGGTGTCCTGGAGCCGGGGATGGCGTTGTGCGTCGAAGCTTATGTGGGTGAAGTCGGGGGGCTGGAAGGGGTCAAGCTGGAAGATCAGGTGATTATTACCGAAGACGGCTTCGAAAACCTGACCAACTATCCGTTTGAAGCTGAGCTGCTGAAATAA